The window agtaggataggtccgtgtgttaggacgttcaagttgcgcttctgctcgagtagccaacttgatcgcatcattcatcatccagacggactgcatctagaCCCGATCCTGGGTAGCCATATGCAATctaccgttgaatcgggcgacttgctgtgATTCAGTCTctaccaaatcgttacgcgccgccaggtgAAAAAATTCTTCTgcatattctctcaccgaccgactaccctgttgacaattttagtattgttggaataatacttgatcgtaatcgctagggagtaATCGGGCACATAGTAGCTACTTCAttcgctgccaggtgcggattggtgcttttgtTTGCCTGGTTCgcacgagttgcagttgttcccaccaagctgaagctcctcctttcaacttgtaggccacaagcttgaccttctttgcttcaggaatGTAAGACTCGTATTCTAGCCTgtaccgtcccgtaggcttccgtggtcctcccggtagaatttcggcgacctgcgaTCTTTTATTAACAGTTACGCGTGACCCCGagtggtatcccgtattccagagtcagctcgacccgagacctatacccttgcgaccgcgtagtcgctgcgattccgacgccacatctcgctcgccgaggcgatactcaggccaggaaatgtgggcccgcattcggtTCGAGAAAATACCGCGTGTCAcaattttcaagagaatctctagcctaaatatcacatcaatccattaatcaagtctaagtacacaaccttacttagccatcctcttttcaccaacaaggcatgacacccattcctttttcacacaaaagtcaacatgcaccatccctctctcccatcacccatctcttcatcactcctctctctctctcattctctctctcattttcccaagcatggaaccgtccatggcattccatgggagagaaactagtgtggcccccttcctaccactcaatccaacctttggatcatcatctcaaccgtcgaaattgttcccttggggttctagattgcataggcaaaagaaagaatagaagatcaaaggtgggagcccctttctttctccttctctttttttgtgtgatgtgtgacccacttggatggaccccaccttgagataTGTTTCACCCAAACcctccaaatcatgtggaccttaccttatggtggtggaaacacacaaacatcagattgatttaagaacggtgggccacgctcatgtgggacccaccctgatgacacgtgggccaccaacacgtgggacccaccatgatgattgtgttatatccatgctgtccagcgtccaggggacgctggacagggagcgGCCAtcgtggagtgcgtgtactgacatggtggtgtaaaaaaaaaaagaaaaagaaaaaggaagagtgctttggggtgggctgctcatgcagaccccaccttgatgtatgtataaaatccacgccgtccatttcacttctcagctcattttaggcgttgaaccaaaagatgaggctgatctgacaatcaagcgggccataccataggaaataataatgtttaccgttaaaacccgcCTAAATGTTTTTATTCGCCAAAAATATGCTACAtatcgggcttgtttggatggtctTGGGGTATGGAAGCCAATGAGTGGGGCGAATttttctgatgagggccccacctgtgaaaaaccatgagaaaatggtatttaaaaaaaaaatagcaagcagcagcagcagcagcgctgccacTGTCAGtatgcgcaggcgctgcctgctgctGGCGGGTGGACGATTTGGCAGGGCCGCATGGccctagttgtgggccccaccgtgatgtgtttcgaccatcaacactatgaatttgatgggtccccacaaaccAGGTGTCCatttcaaaaatcagccttatacgggactcaggcgggccacaccatctaaaatcatgggaaaacatgcctaaacatataaaatcatttggtggggcctacctgagttttggatgtgattgaaacttggtttggacttctaattttatgggacacatataatggacggagtagatctggttaatgtgggtcccacataggataaaagaaaaaaaataaaaaaataataaatatacatgtatatacctcgacgtccagactcctggacgtccaacgttaaatagggagggcccccttggcccgaattgtggaccctaccatgatgtatgttctacatccatgccgttcatttaataggtccccttttatgatgcgttggttccaaaaatcagtcataaaaagttctcggatggcccacaccatcacctttcatgcggtggtatgccaagccacatggaatcaactgctggggtccacatgcagcttggacccacctgaaactcggtttggacccttaaattggtgggacacacacaatgaatgggttggatttgtaaactacatcacggtggaccccaggaccacataaccgtaccaaaagtttggtggacaaataaatattacagtgggccaaaggcccacgtgaccttataaactggttgtatggtaagtaaacattgtagtgggcccctggcccatgcgactttatcaacagattggatgcaagtaaacatttcagtgggtcccatgatcgtgtgaccctatcatcaggttgggagaaaaataaatgctgtagtgggccccatgtctgtatgaccttatcaacaggtttgaatggaaataaacattatggtgggccccaggtctatatgaccttatcaacaggttggatgcaaataaatattacagtgggccctaggcccatgtgaccctatgaccagtttggatgaaaaaataaacatcatgttggccccagtttggatggacagtatgttgggccctaggttgggtggaaagtaaacattttggtgggtcttacttaagacccatttatgtatgtgttgtgtccacaattgtggacctccattacggaatatgtgacttatttataccttccatccctgtgggacccaccatgatgcatgtgtttcatccaaccgtccaaccatttttgaaaaatgatttttaggtttgggacgaaaataagacagatttatttatcaagtagaccatagtgcacggtgaggattgaacgactatctttgaaatccttgagatcttatgattagattggatgagaaataaatgttatggcgggccttggaaattttagtagtggaaatcattatcaccacttatatttgagtgtggctcatttgatatacacgtggccatgtggtgtggcccacttaccatatttatggcccattgttaaggcccaccttgttatatatgaggtccctgtgatgcggcccattagatgtatttggggctcatgggtcgaggcccaatatgatgtatataaggcccttttcaatgtgtgattccgccatgataaatgtattgtatatccgcaccatctacccgtcttgatggcgtAGGACCCGCTTGCTACATGTGTTGGgcccgcctacactgtacaggcccaccatgctgtgtgtacttcacccacaccgtccacttgtgcggcccgcctagatgttcatattttgtatccacctcatccataatgttgggatagtgctggacaatgtttggttggcgccgatttacatggatatgtttgtacaagtgctgatcatcatacgtgggccatgggtgtagtgatacacatgttatacctacaactattgaaatgatttttggtgcggcccatataaagaggcccaccttgatgtattagtgcggcccattgcgacgtatttctggccagtatgtcgtggcctattgtgatatattttcgacccatttattgaggcccgacttgaattgcatgaggcccattggtgcggcccaatgatgcgacccaccgtgatgtgtatattaggcccaatggtgcggcccaatgtatcgacccaccgtgatgtgtaggcccacgtgttgTATGTGTAATGCCCACCTGTGATgattgtttgaggcccacttgttggatatttgggcccaccttatgtttgactctatgtggaccattccttgagagcaatgttggttaaatgtccacattgctgggtagtgatggttagatgtccacattatgatccttccttaggccttatcaggcccatcctcatcattctcttagtgggttaacccaaataagtgggccccatttaccatggacagatggctccatgctaccagatttgatatagccacggccgagggctgatctttatattatggttgatcagatgttcatctatggacccagtcttgtttatgtgaccggtcgtcgatgttgattatcgttgctgattgtcggtgctaattatcgatgtagattatcggtgtcgatttatcgaggtcgattgtattggccggttccgattgtcgaggccgattctaagtatcgaattcgattgctaaggccgattgtcgagacctatatgatgtatatgtgacccgtagttgagggccattgtgatatgtattaagcctatgatgcatggtccatttgatgtattcaagacccatgtgtagggcccacatgtcttgtatttaaggcccatgggcaaggcccattgtgatgtattcatggcccatgagcaaggcccattgtgatatgtattagacccatgagcagggtccagctgttgtgtatatgtggcccttgagtaagacccattgtgttgtatattaggtccttgtgtgaggccatgggcccattatatgtttgactctatgtaagccattccttgggggcaatgttggttaaatgtccacatggtcgaggtcgattatcgatgctggatgtggataccggttatgagtatgtgacagcatagcatcatgatacatgcccatacgcatcatctgcatgtttgttatgagaggtggttgatcattgcatatgtcattgagcatgttgttatgagactccctgataggtggatgttatctcacatgagcacgtggtatgtgcaggaccgatgcatgactggattgtatgactcatgcatctcgcattatgattactgtatgtcctagcgacatcagggctgtagcctccataggcatatcgtggatggccaaataggacaccgaaaatttttggttctagcatacgggcgtcatagatgtccctgggtgaaaatccttaaacctccatggccaggagacgccccaacgtcgagaccgagtggatacatgagcgcccaagtgccgaataccaggatcccgcgtctcctactgtgtcgtggtcggttgggagggggtgtggccttaatcgcccgagggtagggggcaatactaggctgagtttgaccagctcgtgaatggatccgctatcgacgtgccggataggtattgacagactattggtagggcggatagtgaggtttcttatgctcacttggactgtgcggctgggagagcggcagtgccatttggagtgtactaaaccccggtgatgatccaagagatgaactgtattgatatgtggatttagtgagtaggagttgcatactcattcatgcattcattcattcactattcactcgggttggtggtgcgcaactatttgttacgagtgctttcgcaatggccaggatttcggttggggcgcgcgactaacctgagatcaggagtttaccacattgagtctaactatccaaatttaggtatgggactggtttggatagaagtcccttgtgatggaccttatagcctgcgatactacgtatcatcatcccgacttcacactccagtatggtcattccattcgcaccgcatattgcagaatATTTGcgtcatatgacattttgggctattgtgtctctgcatttatatggtttaggtacggctgacgttatttgtgttactcatcaggaatgtatattgtattgtatcctctgcatctgatatttagctatctatgattcctcatttgcatagtagttctatattgcatattttgacattgattgactcatggacttgtccatattttcgcgtactctgataattcatgatcttatcaatatttctgcttattccgatattgtatgatttatggattactggTATTTCtggttttatatgatgatgtcattatgttgaatacttggcacttaccttgtacacacttacaccaccctctaagctttctataagcttatgcacgatagatgcgtgcaggtgatgttaggttgcagtagtgttgagcttggagcgtgcggcggtcttttggagcttggtttttaattatatatttcctttcagcattgtacccaaatgattatattagtggatatgtgatgatgatgttgcctttgtgaattgagtaatcttgtggttatgcttatttcgagttaaatgtatatacaaaaaaaaacctccttgtaggaccccaggatcggaatctagcgtatggacgctaggagccgagaatggggtactacggaggctgtcagcatcggattcggcaatcgggattcctgtgaatccgattttagggtttggggcgtgacaaggaatgtccatatagtcgaaaaatcgctcaacttcaaaaagtcaaTCGAGGAAATCATCAATGTGTAGTTGACCATTGAAGGTAGGAATGTCAACCCttatcttgaattctcgatccgttcgatctactcgatcgctgccatgtctggggtgttggaagattatgtcgtcgatttccttcTCACTGGAGctcccttcctcaggaatgacccttgggtGCACTGTCgatactatcctgcgatcagggtgattaattgggggtggaggattgccaccaggaacacaGAGTTGCCGTAGGTTTTCCGCTAAGAGATttgctatgcggtcgatggaagcctgcagcccttacatggcttgctgattctctcgttgcgctacttcgaaagctgccgccgttaaaggtaaattccctggagcaccgctcatgggattgttgcccgacccatcgttagaagccatcaatctgaggagaaacctcgcttggataccaaactgacgcaggggaggacgtgaggtcgagcaccgtctttctcaagaggataactattctgaatccacggaacttctctggactcagcacagagacttctcgaatccacgaggaaagaaagcagaaaatataaataaattctaataaattcgaaattgattaatgaattagtaaaaatgagttcacaaccctttaaataggggtaccaagcaatgagaaagaaatcagaatcaaactacaactcaaactcttagaattcgcgacttactataaatagtaaacttactatttatagatggtcgtgatgtctactagtgcgcaaggttttcggccaaaaatagtaagtgtcctatttggcttcaccaaaccgttctcctaattattctaagctcttttcatgttgggcgcaactcctaaagcccgatggatgaagagttataatcaaactaaaacttactatttatagtaaaaacgaaattaaaacagggaaacgaccattgatcaaggggtttttcgcaattccgggctgcgtaacctggcatagcagggttggttggctaaagtagctcgttctaccccaaaatcatatattttacgtcagataactcattccggattgcgagatacgcccgatctaaggtccgatcttccggatcacttctgtcgttgaccgggccttttctgatccatcttggccataaaactgtccacgacccgctctacatcaatgtgtATGTGCCACCATCAAATTTTCAAGTACCCAACACATGCCACATATGTTAATGAGCACATGTGCTTTAAATGTTATGTATGCAATTATTCACATTAAGCTCCCATGTATTTCACAATTTATCTTTATTCTTCGTTCCGGTGTTTAGCAaacgaaaaataaaatatatggtAAGTTCAAGAAAATGACCAGACTTGGATAAGCTATTCAGGACTTTATAATATGGAGCTGACACAACTttgctttcattaaaaaaaaagaaaaaagaaaaaaaaaaaagacaagggTTTTGATGGAATGATCTTTATCTCAACCAAAGATTCAAAATTAGAAACTTGACTTGAGTCCATGTCAACTTGGTCAAACTTGATAttcaataattaaatttaaaatatctAAGCAGGGTTAGAAAATCTTAAGTTTCTTAGAAAGTCAAGCATCAAAATATTCAAGAAAAACAAAACTGTACTTAGCAGAGCAATTGTAGTGCTTCTGACTTGCTTGGTTGAGTTTTCCTTTTCGATTCTTGCAACCCAAAATTTCGaccacatcatggaggggccatAGTCTGATAATACTAGTTGGACAACTATAAACTTATTGATCGATGGATTCCACCGGTTGGATGGGGACAATTGCCGATGGGACAGTTGGGAACAGCCAGTTGTGCAGTTATTTTGACAAAGGGCCCACGAATATTAATAGGCCTTAGATTGATTCAATTTAACAGATCATACACACAGAGAAACTTATCTAATGATGGTGGTTCTCATCATGGTCTTTAAATGAACGGATAAAATTAAATTGGCGAATGGTTTGCTGTAGATGCACAAGTCTCTGGAACAGGTAGGCCGCCTTGGCCCATCCTCAAATCAACTCATCATATAAGTGGTTTCCATTGTGGGTTCACGAAAGTAGAAGTGGAGAGTGATTCTACAGTTATAGTTGATATATATGCTGAACAATAGGTTTGTCTATGTGGAGGATGTGGTATCCGTGGAGCGAGGTTAATTTGTTGAAGTTCCAGGTCAATATAAAGATTTCCTTTGTGCCTAGAGAAGTTAATTGTGTGGCGGATGGTCTAGTGAGATAGGGTAGCAAGTCACATACCAAACGGCTGCTTAATTCGCCATCCAAGCTTCCTCCTACCATAAGAGGAAATTTGCTCCTTGATAGACTAGAGAGGCAAAGTTGGTGTTGCATGTAATTGAGTAAATTGTAGGGTATATGATAGGCCGGTCCCATCATTTTTTGTGGCACGGGCCTACCTGAAAACTTGTAGGTCTgttcattaaaataaataaattcactttatatatatatatatatatatatatatatatatatatatatatatatatatagggtggcCCAGAAGGCTAGTAACTGGTAAGCGGTGGGCCATCATAAACATTTTGAATAATGGAAAAGAATAGGTGTGAGCCAAATTCAGTCAAAATCACTTTCATCCTATCTAGATGATAGTCAATTAAGATGGTGTCGGATAGTCATCGTACTCGGCTCGAATTAATTGAAAGCTTGTTATCATAAGTGTCAAATCAACTATGTGATTGTACCCGTAAAGGTTGACCTAATTGTCTAGCCACTAATATGCAACGATTAGGTGATTTGGAAATGGATGATTAATCATCTTAATAAATGAGATCTTTTTACCTAAATTGACTTTTCTTTCAATTGTAATTGTGGTCTTTAAATTTCTTAATAATACAATAATGGGcaactaaaattaaaaataaaggctATGGTTACTGATTTTATTAATTAGGAATTAAGATCAATAGAATTAATGAGAACATAAAATaagcaaataaaataaagatgAATTACTTATGATTGCTTGTGCGAGTAAACAATCGAGGTGAATGACTAATAAGATGTAACAAGCATGATCTTTGATCTTTTAAGTATGGACTCAGTCTGATGATGATGGCCATGGATATTTACACTACTTCTAAACTCTGAACTTGTTTTAGCAAATTTCTCAACAGAAGTGGAGAACATTCTAAAATTAGTATATAACAACATTGTGTTGTGAAAGAGATTGTATGTGATGGCTCAGTTGATGACTTGAGCTCTTCATTAAATGTTGCATTGTGTGTGACGGCTTGGTTGGTGCCCTATCCTCTTCATTAAATGTTCCTTTTATATGATTGTAGAGGCAGTAGCCACTGTGAATTCTTAATTACACATTGGTTTTGCAAATCTCATTGATTCTCGGAAGCATGGTCCAGTGCGCATGAAGGTTTGCTGGAGTCTCCAGGCTCTTGTATTACGTGTAGGGTTTGAAGTTCACATACACCACTGTGTGGTATAACTGCCACATGGTACCTTTTGTACTGTTGATTGTGATTGGCCAGGTGTAAACACCTTTATATAGGTATAGGTCTATATCTTGTGAacaaattggatgaaaaataaacataacggtgggccctaagatggTTTTAACGATGGGcaacattatcaccactgcttcgtGGATTATGGTTCACTTAAACATTTGATCTGGCTCATTATTAGGCCCATAAcctaaaattatccaaaaaaatataaaaaatggatgagcagagtaaataaaacccacacatcaacgtgggtcccaacGCCCTTGCCTGGACTGGTCCAAGCAAGGCAGGACACAATCTACTTCCTCACAACTACCCCGGAACTACAACACTGTTTCGGAGTAGCAACTCCAACAGACCTATTGACCTGACCAATACGAAAACACACCTGTATAGTGGCACTTTTGTGGTTTATTGAAGAACCTTTCTAGAAAGATAGGTGGTGAAAAAATCTCCCCCAAGACATGGTCCGACCAAAACCAGATCATTACAAAGATTTCCTTGTTTACAAGGAAAAAAAGAAtataaaagaataaataaataaaaatatacataATCAGataaatctgaaaaaaaaaaagagggtcaTGTTGCAGCACCAATCAATCTCTTCATCTAACCGTTGATGCAACAGCATGGGCCCAAGACCTCAAATGATCTTTCATATTAATTCCACTCCAACGGCGGGGATTCTCCAATTCAACAATGGGTTCTCTTACTctcttgacgcagggatgaatgtgatgaggataactattccgaatccacggagcttctctggactcctcagagagacttttcaaatccacgaggaaagaaaacagaaaatagaaataaattctaagaaatttgagtgtaaaacgagttcacaaccctttaaataggggtactaagtaataggaaagaaattagaatcaaactacaactcaaatcataatgtttctcctaattattctaggtCATAAtgtttctcctaattattctaagcttttttcatgttgggcgcaactcctaaagcccgatggatgaagagttataatcaaattaaaacttattatttatagtaaaaatgaaattaaaataggaaaacgactgtcgatccaggggttttcaCAATTCCGGCCTGCGCAAcctggcgtagcagggttggttggctaaagtagctcgttctatctcaaaatcatatattttacgccaagtaactcattccgaattgcgagatacgaccgatctaaggtccgacggtctggatcactcaagtcgtggaccgagccttttctgatccatcttggccacgaaactgtccgcgacccgctctacatcatctcTGTTCCTAACATTCCATGCTTCTGATAGGGAAGGCCTGGAAACGACTCTTCCATCAACAGAGACCTCTTCCCCACAACTGTTTCCGAATCTCTGCAGCCCCGGAACGATTGAAACCAGCCTCGTATCCATCTCTTCTTCAGAAAACGTAAAACCCAGATCCAAAAATCCCTTCAATTCTTCAAATTCAAGATCAGACAAGCTCTTGGTAGTCTTCTTTTGGCGACGGAATACCGACTTTCTCGACGGTTTACAGGCTTCTTGTTCTGTTTCCTGAATTGGGTTTTCTTCGATCTCTTTGCCGGAGAGGATGGTGTCGAGTTTGTGTTGTTGAAGGACTGAATTTGGAGAGAATGGGTCGGATTTGAAGCTCGAATCGTTGCTGAAAGATCGACGGTGGAGGCTACCGACGGGAGAGAAAGCGAGTTCTTCAATCTGGGTTTTGGTTTTTGCTGGAGTTGGTTCGATTGGAAGAGGAGAAGATGGTTGGGTGAAGATCTTGTTGTAAAACCAGTAGATTTCGAAGAGGGATAGGAACTGCTCTTCTTCCATGGAAAGCCAAAAGGAGGAGAAGAATCCTTAGCAATTTGGAAGAATTGATGTGGATATTCGAAAACCAGCGTCAGGAAGGTTTAATATAAACAGCTGCCGTAATGAATAAACCCTGGTTTGCTATTAAATTGCGAAATTGCCCTCCAATTTCGGAaagaagggacgcggatttcctgctaaagcctttcgcaggaacttcctgcgcaaTGATGCTGTGCagggtccactgagatgtttttgagaaatccacaccgtccatctgttttgtaagaTCATTTAAGGACGTGTGACTAAAAATAAAGTTTAACGAACACTTGAGTGTGccatacgagaggaaacagtgggaattcagtgagcaccgttgaagcattttaatggccataaaagttttgtatcaggctatgttttaagtgttttcacttcatccaattgggaatgaccttataaacggtttggatgacatataaacatcaagatggagcccaagaaggtttcaacggtatgaacttcttttcctaattttccctctcgtatgaCCCACTTtacccatctcatttttggttgaacgtcctaaaatgagctcgaaatatggatggacggaatggatttatcatgtacatttcagtgggccccacccagcatccttgcgcagtaaGTTCCTGCCAAAGCCactcgcaggaaatccgcgtccggaaaGAAGCAGGACGCTTCAAAAATATAAGCAGCTGCCTGATTACGTGGACAGTGGCGTGCCTACGACTGACCGATCGGCATGTGGGTGAAAATTTTTATtagatctaccccgtccattaggTGAATGGAATCATATTTACCGACCGATCTAAAATTTAGGCCG is drawn from Magnolia sinica isolate HGM2019 chromosome 5, MsV1, whole genome shotgun sequence and contains these coding sequences:
- the LOC131246928 gene encoding uncharacterized protein LOC131246928, whose product is MEEEQFLSLFEIYWFYNKIFTQPSSPLPIEPTPAKTKTQIEELAFSPVGSLHRRSFSNDSSFKSDPFSPNSVLQQHKLDTILSGKEIEENPIQETEQEACKPSRKSVFRRQKKTTKSLSDLEFEELKGFLDLGFTFSEEEMDTRLVSIVPGLQRFGNSCGEEVSVDGRVVSRPSLSEAWNVCFRIGQVNRSVGVATPKQCCSSGVVVRK